From Hermetia illucens chromosome 6, iHerIll2.2.curated.20191125, whole genome shotgun sequence, one genomic window encodes:
- the LOC119659979 gene encoding uncharacterized protein LOC119659979: MLNILSRRPAIFCYPFPLSFSVLSFSTSTASLAFRAKAQAKSGCRSALKWTLIQRSTKRRMGRRRKNYKHNIYLTLGWKFPLFCSTDEDDLWFHTSQETADQD, encoded by the exons ATGTTGAACATATTGTCAAGAAGGCCTGCAATTTTTTG CTACCCATTCCCTCTTTCCTTTTCAGTTTTGTCCTTTTCTACATCCACAGCCTCTCTAGCTTTTCGGGCCAAGGCACAAGCAAAATCTGGATGTCGTTCGGCCTTGAAGTGGACGCTGATCCAGCGTTCAACCAAGCGTCGAATGGGGAGGAGAAGGAAGAACTATAAACATAACATCTACTTGACTTTGGGCTGGAAATTCCCACTTTTCTGCTCCACGGACGAAGATGACTTATGGTTTCATACCAG